The following coding sequences are from one Streptomyces venezuelae window:
- a CDS encoding 3-hydroxyacyl-CoA dehydrogenase NAD-binding domain-containing protein: MSTTTTELLKGAAELFPDEVVTQAHVRHLDLPHGAGRFALITLDNGFDHTKPTTFGPQSLANLNTAIDQVEKEASEGAIVGVGITGKPFIFAVGADLKGVELLKKHDDALAIGKGGHEVFKRLSGLAVPTFAYYNGAAMGGGVEVGLHCSYRTVSKALPAFSLPEVFLGLVPGWGGCALLPNLIGADKAVSVIIENSLNQNRQLKGKQVFELGIADAIFEGADFLEQSLLWTASVLNGKTEVVRPEIDRGEGWDAAVARGRAIADSKVHGAAPAAYRALEIIEGAKDGDLQKGFDAEDTALADLIMGGELRAGIYSFNLVQKRGKRPAGAPDKSLARPVTKVGVVGAGLMASQLALLFLRRLEVPVVLTDIDQERVDKGVGYVHEEIDKLLLKGRINQDKSNRLKALVSGVLDKAEGFSDADFIIEAVFEEIGVKQQVFAEVEAVAPAHAILATNTSSLSVTEMASKLKHPERVVGFHFFNPVAILPLLEIVRGERTDDASLATAFGVAKKLKKTAVLVKDAPAFVVNRILTRFMGEIQNVIDEGTPVAVAEKAVEPLGLPMSPLVLLELVGPAIGLHVSETLNRAFPERFTVSPNLAAVVKAGKRGFYVYDSGKPELDPEVAALLKQGDKVLTEEQVRDRVLDAVAQEIGLMLDEGVVAEAQDIDLCLITGAGWPFHLGGITPYLDREGVSERVNGKRFLAQGVASVPA; the protein is encoded by the coding sequence ATGAGCACCACGACCACCGAGCTTCTGAAGGGTGCGGCCGAGCTGTTCCCCGACGAGGTCGTCACGCAGGCGCACGTGCGCCACCTCGACCTCCCCCACGGTGCCGGGCGCTTCGCGCTGATCACCCTCGACAACGGCTTCGACCACACGAAGCCGACCACCTTCGGACCGCAGTCCCTCGCCAACCTGAACACGGCGATCGACCAGGTCGAGAAGGAGGCGTCCGAGGGCGCGATCGTCGGCGTCGGCATCACCGGCAAGCCGTTCATCTTCGCCGTCGGCGCCGACCTCAAGGGCGTCGAGCTGCTGAAGAAGCACGACGACGCGCTCGCCATCGGCAAGGGCGGGCATGAAGTCTTCAAGAGGCTTTCCGGCCTCGCCGTGCCGACGTTCGCGTACTACAACGGTGCCGCGATGGGCGGTGGCGTCGAGGTCGGTCTGCACTGCTCGTACCGCACCGTCTCCAAGGCGCTGCCCGCGTTCTCGCTGCCCGAGGTCTTCCTCGGCCTGGTCCCGGGCTGGGGCGGCTGCGCGCTGCTGCCGAACCTGATCGGCGCCGACAAGGCCGTCTCGGTCATCATCGAGAACTCGTTGAACCAGAACCGCCAGCTCAAGGGCAAGCAGGTCTTCGAGCTCGGCATCGCCGACGCGATCTTCGAGGGCGCGGACTTCCTGGAGCAGTCGCTGCTCTGGACGGCGTCCGTCCTGAACGGCAAGACCGAGGTCGTGCGGCCGGAGATCGACCGCGGCGAGGGCTGGGACGCCGCCGTCGCGCGCGGCCGTGCCATCGCCGACTCCAAGGTGCACGGCGCCGCTCCGGCCGCCTACCGCGCCCTGGAGATCATCGAGGGCGCCAAGGACGGCGACCTGCAGAAGGGCTTCGACGCCGAGGACACCGCGCTCGCCGACCTCATCATGGGCGGTGAACTGCGCGCGGGCATCTACTCGTTCAACCTCGTGCAGAAGCGCGGCAAGCGGCCTGCCGGTGCCCCGGACAAGAGCCTGGCGCGTCCGGTCACCAAGGTCGGCGTCGTCGGCGCCGGTCTGATGGCCTCGCAGCTCGCGCTGCTCTTCCTTCGCCGCCTGGAGGTGCCGGTCGTGCTGACCGACATCGACCAGGAGCGTGTCGACAAGGGCGTGGGCTACGTCCACGAGGAGATCGACAAGCTGCTCCTCAAGGGCCGCATCAACCAGGACAAGTCGAACCGCCTCAAGGCGCTCGTCTCCGGTGTCCTGGACAAGGCCGAGGGCTTCTCCGACGCGGACTTCATCATCGAGGCCGTGTTCGAGGAGATCGGCGTCAAGCAGCAGGTGTTCGCCGAGGTCGAGGCCGTCGCCCCGGCGCACGCGATCCTCGCCACCAACACCTCCTCGCTGTCGGTCACCGAGATGGCGTCGAAGCTGAAGCACCCCGAGCGGGTCGTCGGCTTCCACTTCTTCAACCCGGTCGCGATCCTGCCGCTCCTGGAGATCGTGCGCGGCGAGCGGACGGACGACGCGTCGCTGGCCACCGCCTTCGGTGTCGCGAAGAAGCTGAAGAAGACCGCGGTGCTCGTGAAGGACGCCCCGGCGTTCGTCGTGAACCGCATCCTCACCCGCTTCATGGGCGAGATCCAGAACGTCATCGACGAGGGCACCCCGGTCGCCGTCGCCGAGAAGGCCGTCGAGCCGCTCGGTCTGCCGATGTCTCCGCTCGTGCTCCTGGAGCTGGTCGGTCCGGCCATCGGTCTGCACGTCTCCGAGACCCTGAACCGCGCCTTCCCGGAGCGCTTCACCGTCTCGCCGAACCTCGCGGCCGTCGTCAAGGCGGGCAAGCGCGGCTTCTACGTGTACGACAGCGGGAAGCCGGAGCTGGACCCCGAGGTCGCCGCGCTCCTGAAGCAGGGCGACAAGGTCCTGACCGAGGAGCAGGTGCGGGACCGCGTCCTCGACGCGGTGGCGCAGGAGATCGGTCTCATGCTCGACGAGGGCGTCGTCGCCGAGGCGCAGGACATCGACCTCTGCCTGATCACCGGCGCGGGCTGGCCCTTCCACCTGGGCGGCATCACGCCGTACCTGGACCGTGAGGGCGTCAGCGAGCGCGTGAACGGGAAGCGGTTCCTGGCGCAGGGCGTGGCGAGCGTACCGGCGTAA
- a CDS encoding thiolase family protein, which yields MPRTVRDVVFVDGVRTPFGKAGPKGIYHETRADDLVVKAIRELLRRNPDLDPAKIDEVAIAATTQIGDQGLTIGRTAGILAGLPQSVPGYSIDRMCAGALTAVTSVAGSVAFGAYDIAVAGGVEHMGRHPMGEGVDPNPRFVSEKLVDESALFMGMTAENLHDRYPTITKLRADEYAVRSQEKAAKAYADGKIQADLVPISVRRTNEEAGETGWGLATADEPMRPGTTLESLAGLKTPFRTHGRVTAGNAAGLNDGATASLIASEDFARENNLPVKMRLVSYSFAGVEPEVMGYGPIPATEKALAQAGLSISDIGLFEINEAFAVQVLAFLEHYGIADDDARVNQYGGAIAFGHPLASSGVRLMTQLARQFEEQPEVRYGLTTMCVGFGMGATVIWENPHHKDAGGEA from the coding sequence GTGCCTCGTACCGTCAGGGACGTCGTCTTCGTGGACGGCGTCCGCACCCCGTTCGGCAAGGCGGGCCCGAAGGGCATCTACCACGAGACCCGTGCCGATGACCTCGTCGTGAAGGCCATCCGGGAGCTGCTGCGCCGCAACCCGGACCTCGACCCCGCCAAGATCGACGAGGTCGCCATCGCCGCGACCACGCAGATCGGCGACCAGGGTCTGACGATCGGCCGCACCGCCGGCATCCTCGCCGGGCTCCCGCAGTCCGTGCCGGGCTACTCCATCGACCGCATGTGCGCCGGCGCCCTGACCGCCGTGACGTCCGTCGCGGGCAGCGTCGCCTTCGGTGCGTACGACATCGCCGTCGCCGGCGGTGTCGAGCACATGGGCCGCCACCCCATGGGCGAGGGCGTCGACCCGAACCCGCGGTTCGTGAGCGAGAAGCTCGTCGACGAGTCCGCCCTGTTCATGGGCATGACCGCCGAGAACCTGCACGACCGGTACCCCACGATCACCAAGCTGCGCGCCGACGAGTACGCCGTGCGCTCGCAGGAGAAGGCCGCCAAGGCGTACGCCGACGGCAAGATCCAGGCCGACCTCGTGCCGATCTCCGTACGGCGCACGAACGAGGAGGCCGGTGAGACCGGGTGGGGTCTCGCCACCGCCGATGAGCCGATGCGTCCGGGGACGACCCTGGAGAGCCTCGCCGGGCTCAAGACGCCGTTCCGTACCCACGGCCGCGTCACCGCGGGCAACGCCGCCGGTCTCAACGACGGCGCCACCGCCTCCCTCATCGCGTCCGAGGACTTCGCGCGGGAGAACAACCTCCCCGTCAAGATGCGCCTCGTCTCGTACTCCTTCGCGGGCGTCGAGCCCGAGGTCATGGGTTACGGTCCGATCCCGGCGACCGAGAAGGCTCTCGCCCAGGCCGGGCTGTCGATCAGCGACATCGGTCTCTTCGAGATCAACGAGGCCTTCGCCGTGCAGGTGCTCGCCTTCCTGGAGCACTACGGCATCGCGGACGACGACGCCCGCGTGAACCAGTACGGCGGCGCCATCGCGTTCGGCCACCCGCTCGCCTCCTCCGGCGTACGCCTGATGACGCAGCTGGCGCGGCAGTTCGAGGAGCAGCCGGAGGTCCGCTACGGCCTCACGACCATGTGCGTCGGCTTCGGCATGGGCGCGACGGTCATCTGGGAGAACCCCCACCACAAGGACGCCGGAGGCGAAGCATGA